The nucleotide window CGGCACCAGCTGACCGGGCTGCGCGAACGGGGCGAGGAGCCTGTCGCCTTGCTGTGGGCCAGTGAGTCGTCGATCTACGGCCGGTTCGGCTACGGCCAGGTCACCCGCCGGTTCAATCTGTCCGGACAGACCCGGGAGTTGGGATTCCTGCGCGAAGTTGATCTTGGCGACGGGTCCGCGGACGAGGTCACCGCCGATGCCTACTTGGCCGCAGCGGCGCCGTTGCGGGAAACGATCTTCACCGATCGGCCCGGTCATCTGCATCGCAGTGATGCCTGGTGGCGCCGCAATCAGCACGATCCGGAACGCAACCGGCACGGCGCCGGCCCGCTGCGCTTCGTCCTGCACTTCGCCGCCGACGGTACGCCGGACGGATTCGCCAATTTCCGAATCAAGGAAGACAGTTCGATCACCGATCTCGGCGGCGAGGTCATCATCGGTGATCTTGATGCTGCCGATCCCCAGGCCTATGCAGCGCTCTGGCGCTGGCTGCTGGATCTGGATCTGATTCGAGCGTTCCGGCGGCATGTCGCACCGACCGACGAGCCGCTGCTGCAGTTGGCCGCCAACCCGCGGATGATCAAGACCGAGTTGGGCGACGCCACCTACGCCCGGATCGTCGACGTGCCGACGGCCTTGCAGGCCAGGACGTACGCGCAGGAAGTTGATCTTGTGCTGGAGATCGAGGACTCCTTCCTGCCCGAGGCCGGCGGCCGCTTCCGGCTGGCTGGTGGACCCGACGGTGCAGACGTCAGCAGGACCGATCACACACCGGACCTGAGCCTGACCGCGCGCCAGCTCGCGATGATCTATCTGGGCGGTACCCCGGTTCGCGATCTTGCTGTAGCCGGCCAGGTCGTCGAACACACGGCCGGTGCGGTGCAGCGAGTCTCGGCGGCCTTTGCCGGACCGCGAGCGCCGTTCTGCCGGGACTTCTTCTAGACATGGTCGCCGAGGTTTTCCGGGACCCGTGGGGCATCCCGCACTTGCGGGCCGACAGCGTCGACGAGCTGGCCCGGTTGCAGGGCCGGATCGCCGCCACCGACCGGGCCTGGCAGTTGGAGTGGAACCGGCGCCGGGCCGAGGGGCGTACCGCAGAGGTGGTCGGCAGCGCGGGCGTCACCTTCGACCGATTCGCCCGCCGAGCACGGATCGACGAGACCGCGCGCCGCGGCTTCGATCGACTGGACCCCCGGACCCGGAACTGGTGTACCGCCTACGTCGACGGCGTCAACGACGGGCTCGATGCCGGCGCCGCCGGAGCGTACGAGTTCGTCAGCCTGGAGATCGGGCCCGGCCGTTGGCAGCCGTGGACGCCGTTGGCCGTTTTCGCCGTCCAGCAACTGCTTTTCGGCGGTTTTCCGTACAAGCTGTGGCGCCGGCACATCGACCAGCGGCTCGGCCAGGGGGCGATCGGGCTGCTGGAGTCGGCGATCGAGGACAGTCCGGGCAGCAACGCCTGGGCGGTGACCGGCGATCGCGCTCGCGGTGGACTGCCGATGATCGCCGGCGATTCCCATCGCACGATGGACTTTCCGGGGGTGTATCAGCAGGTCCGGTTGGCCTGTCCGGAGTTCGACGTGATCGGGTTCAGCTTCCCCGGTGTCCCGGGCATCCAGCATTTCGGCCATGCCGGCGAGGTGGCATGGGCGATCACCAACGCGATGGCCGACTACCAGGATCTCTTCCTGGAGGAGCTGCGCGCCGACGGTGATCAACTCAGCGCCCGAGGTCCGGACGGCTGGCGCCCGGTCCGCCACAGCGAGGAGTTGATCATGGTTCGCGGCGGCGAACCGGTACCGGTGAAGATCAACATCACCGAGCGCGGCCCGGTGATCATCGACGAGCCGGACGGCCCGACGATCAGCCTGCGGACGCCGTCCCAGGTTGAGGCAGATCTCGGTTTCGGCGCCCTGCTGCCGCTCCTGCGTGCACGCACCGTCGACGACGTCACGGCCGCGTTGTCGCACTGGGTCGAGCCGGTGAACAGTGCGTTGATCGCCGACCGCGCCGGCGCAGTACGCCATCTGATCGCCGGCCGGGTGCCGATCCGGGACGATCGCAATCTGGATGTCCCGGTGCCGGCCTGGGACCCTCGCCACGCCTGGACCGGCGACTACGCCCAGGTGCCGTACGACGAGGTCACCGACCTGACCGCCAACGGCAACGACCGCGCCAGCGGCGGCGGACTGGGTCGCTACTACGCCTCCGACTGGCGGGCCACCCGAATCCGCCGACGGCTCGGCGCGTTGCCGCCGCGGTCGGCCGACGCCGAGGCGATGTCGATCATCCACCGCGACGTCCGGAGCGGTCCGGGCGGGCGCGCGGTGGAACTGATCCGCGCTGCCGAGGTCGACGGACCGGCGAAGTTGATCAAGGACGAGCTGGTGGACTGGGACGCCGAGATGACGGCGGACAGCCGGCCGGCCCTGCTGTACGCGGCCTGGCGGGAGGCCATGATCGACTGGCTGCTGGAACAACCCGCACTGGCCCGCCTGCACGATCCGGATCCGCTGCCCGCGCTCTACGACGCGGTGATGAACGTCCCGTACCGGATCGGATCGTCCTTCGACACCATCTGTGCCAACGCCGATCGTCTCGGGCTGGACCTGAACGCCGGTGTGGTCAGCGCCTTGGAGGCGGTTGCGGCTGACCCGCCGCACGGGACGTGGGGCGACGTACACCGGCTGTCCGCGGTTCATGCGCTGACCGATCTGGCCGATGATCACGTACCGCCGATGCCGCAAACGAGGTTGGCCGGCGACACCGGCTGCGTGTTCTGCACGCACTCCTCCCCCGGCATCAGTCACGAGTGCTCGTTCGCCTCGGTCACCCGCTATGCCTGGGATCTGAGCGATCGATCGGCCAGCCGGTGGGTGGTGCCGTTCGGCTCGTCCGGTCGCCCGGACAGCCCGCATCACCTTGATCAACACGGCTCCTGGGCGCGCGGCGAGCTGCTGCCGGTGATCACTGACTGGGCACAGTTGATCAAGGAAGAGTGAACACCGGGATCCGCGTCAGGCCGCCAGACCGTCGGCCTCGACCATGATCCGAACCACCTCGTCGACGTCATCGGTGAGCTTGATGATGTCGAGATCGGCGGCCGCGATGTTGCCGTCGGCGAGGACGGCTTTCTCCAACCAGGCCAGCAATCCCGACCAGTAGTCGACGCCGAACAGCACGATCGGGAACCTGGTGATCTTGCCGGTCTGCACCAGGGTGATCGCCTCGAACAGCTCGTCGAAGGTGCCGAAACCACCGGGCAGCACAACGAAACCCTGGCTGTACTTGACGAACATGGTCTTCCGGGCGAAGAAATAGCGGAAGTTCACCCCCACGTCGACCCACTCGTTCAGCCCCTGTTCGAAGGGCAACTCGATGTTCAACCCGACGCTGACGCCGCCCGCCTGGCAGGCACCCTTGTTGGCTGCCTCCATCGTGCCCGGGCCACCGCCGGTGATCACCGCGAACCCTGCCTGAGCGAGCTTTCCGCCCAACTCCTCCGCGGTCGCATACCGCGGATCCTCGGGTTTGGTGCGAGCCGAGCCGAAGATCGCGACCGCCGGACCGAGCTCGGCCAGCGCGCCGAAGCCCTCGACGAATTCGGCCTGCATCCGCAGCACCCGCCAGGGATCGGTGTGCACCCAGTCGGCCGGGCCGCGCTCATCCAGCAACCGCTGATCGGTGGTCTTCTGCTCCACCTGCGCACGGCGTTGGATCAACGCTCCCTTGATCTTGGACTCCACCATGACTGTTGCTCCCCGGATTCGACGACGGTCCGCTCACGCTACTCGGTGTCCTTGCCTCTCACTCACACCCGTGGCAGCCGACTGCGACATTGCGATCACCGGGTCACCGTCACCCCCTAGAGTTGGCGCGTGATCAACTCAGGAGCACTTCGATGAGCAACACGCTTCCGATCGGTACGGCGGCCGGCAACCCCGATCAGCAGGTGGCCCTGCGCGCCGACAAGTTCAATCGGCACACGTTCTGGTGCGGCCAGAGCGGCTCGGGCAAGTCGTACGCGCTCGGCGTCGTGCTGGAGCAACTGCTGCTGAACACCGATCTGCCGTTGCTGATCATGGACCCGAACTCCGACTACGTCCGGCTGGCCGAGACGCTGCCGCATGCCTCGGCGGCCGAGTCGGAGCGCCTGGCAGCTGCCGACGTACGCGTGCTGAACTCCGGCACCCGCGGCGGCGAGCGACTGCAGACCCGGTTCCTCGATCTTGACGTGGCCACCAAGGCGGCCACCTTGCGGCTGGACCCGATCACAGATCTGGACGAGTACAACGTCCTCCTGCACATCGACGAGCGGCGCCCGGAATCCTGGGATCGGGACAGCTACCTGGAGATGATCCATCACTCCGACGATCCCGGGGAGCGAGCGATCGGCAGGCGGGTGGAGAACCTGCAGGTGTTGGAATGGGAGCTCTGGGCCTGGGGCGGGCGTTCGGTCACCGACGTCGTGGACGAGCGTCCGTCAGCGACCGTACTTGATCTTGGTGGCTTCACCCATCGGGGCGAGTCCGCAG belongs to Microlunatus elymi and includes:
- a CDS encoding GNAT family N-acetyltransferase, whose product is MTDVASPTHTPPHRSELTLSPLTEQDFENYFTVVARGFHSELHADDLEIQRAMTDVDRCFGFCSGDRWVSTTLSFAQRMAVPGGSVPTAAVTDVTVTPGHRRRGLLTQMMRHQLTGLRERGEEPVALLWASESSIYGRFGYGQVTRRFNLSGQTRELGFLREVDLGDGSADEVTADAYLAAAAPLRETIFTDRPGHLHRSDAWWRRNQHDPERNRHGAGPLRFVLHFAADGTPDGFANFRIKEDSSITDLGGEVIIGDLDAADPQAYAALWRWLLDLDLIRAFRRHVAPTDEPLLQLAANPRMIKTELGDATYARIVDVPTALQARTYAQEVDLVLEIEDSFLPEAGGRFRLAGGPDGADVSRTDHTPDLSLTARQLAMIYLGGTPVRDLAVAGQVVEHTAGAVQRVSAAFAGPRAPFCRDFF
- a CDS encoding penicillin acylase family protein, which translates into the protein MVAEVFRDPWGIPHLRADSVDELARLQGRIAATDRAWQLEWNRRRAEGRTAEVVGSAGVTFDRFARRARIDETARRGFDRLDPRTRNWCTAYVDGVNDGLDAGAAGAYEFVSLEIGPGRWQPWTPLAVFAVQQLLFGGFPYKLWRRHIDQRLGQGAIGLLESAIEDSPGSNAWAVTGDRARGGLPMIAGDSHRTMDFPGVYQQVRLACPEFDVIGFSFPGVPGIQHFGHAGEVAWAITNAMADYQDLFLEELRADGDQLSARGPDGWRPVRHSEELIMVRGGEPVPVKINITERGPVIIDEPDGPTISLRTPSQVEADLGFGALLPLLRARTVDDVTAALSHWVEPVNSALIADRAGAVRHLIAGRVPIRDDRNLDVPVPAWDPRHAWTGDYAQVPYDEVTDLTANGNDRASGGGLGRYYASDWRATRIRRRLGALPPRSADAEAMSIIHRDVRSGPGGRAVELIRAAEVDGPAKLIKDELVDWDAEMTADSRPALLYAAWREAMIDWLLEQPALARLHDPDPLPALYDAVMNVPYRIGSSFDTICANADRLGLDLNAGVVSALEAVAADPPHGTWGDVHRLSAVHALTDLADDHVPPMPQTRLAGDTGCVFCTHSSPGISHECSFASVTRYAWDLSDRSASRWVVPFGSSGRPDSPHHLDQHGSWARGELLPVITDWAQLIKEE
- a CDS encoding LOG family protein, translating into MVESKIKGALIQRRAQVEQKTTDQRLLDERGPADWVHTDPWRVLRMQAEFVEGFGALAELGPAVAIFGSARTKPEDPRYATAEELGGKLAQAGFAVITGGGPGTMEAANKGACQAGGVSVGLNIELPFEQGLNEWVDVGVNFRYFFARKTMFVKYSQGFVVLPGGFGTFDELFEAITLVQTGKITRFPIVLFGVDYWSGLLAWLEKAVLADGNIAAADLDIIKLTDDVDEVVRIMVEADGLAA
- a CDS encoding ATP-binding protein; this translates as MSNTLPIGTAAGNPDQQVALRADKFNRHTFWCGQSGSGKSYALGVVLEQLLLNTDLPLLIMDPNSDYVRLAETLPHASAAESERLAAADVRVLNSGTRGGERLQTRFLDLDVATKAATLRLDPITDLDEYNVLLHIDERRPESWDRDSYLEMIHHSDDPGERAIGRRVENLQVLEWELWAWGGRSVTDVVDERPSATVLDLGGFTHRGESAVAALSVLEHLWRQREERRPVLIVIDEAHNLCPPNPQTLVERALVDQIVQIAAEGRKFGLWLLLSTQRPTKIHPNVLSQCDNLGLMRMSSPRDLGELADVFGYAPSHLIQESPHFTQGQALFAGGFVSEPTIARMGRRLTVEGGSDVGVPIRA